The following proteins come from a genomic window of Microbacterium sulfonylureivorans:
- a CDS encoding PIG-L deacetylase family protein produces MRKRWIALIVVASVLVVVLVGVYWAGRSLFHMPTAKGVDSVVGEIGGERVLGVFAHPDDEQTVNGLFWRAKQDDGAYTAMITATAGEAGHQVPVVARQEDLGIVRTAEALKNSFNLGVDEHEVWDYPDGGVPLVDEDELVDRLVAAMKRIEPDVVVGFWPASGATGHKDHMEMGRVTELAIAQLKEEGGAYDGPDHLVYTISPTTALSLFGGEQGQLVVENQPDPEYAMSAETGKKHEGWAIHASQEDYLQSAYDLPAWLVYLLWDQEFYHVRDLAADPIE; encoded by the coding sequence ATGCGAAAGCGCTGGATCGCGCTCATCGTCGTCGCGTCCGTCCTCGTCGTCGTCCTCGTCGGCGTCTACTGGGCGGGGCGCAGCCTCTTCCACATGCCCACCGCGAAAGGCGTCGACTCGGTCGTCGGCGAGATCGGGGGCGAGCGCGTGCTCGGCGTCTTCGCCCACCCCGACGACGAGCAGACCGTCAACGGACTGTTCTGGCGGGCGAAGCAGGATGACGGCGCCTATACCGCGATGATCACGGCGACCGCGGGCGAGGCCGGGCACCAGGTGCCCGTCGTCGCCCGCCAGGAGGACCTGGGCATCGTCCGCACGGCCGAGGCGCTCAAGAACAGCTTCAACCTCGGTGTCGACGAGCACGAGGTCTGGGACTACCCCGACGGCGGAGTGCCCCTGGTCGACGAGGACGAGCTCGTCGACCGGCTCGTCGCGGCGATGAAGCGCATCGAACCCGACGTCGTCGTCGGCTTCTGGCCGGCGAGCGGCGCCACCGGCCACAAGGACCACATGGAGATGGGCCGCGTCACCGAGCTGGCCATCGCGCAGCTGAAGGAGGAGGGCGGCGCGTACGACGGCCCCGACCACCTCGTCTACACGATCAGCCCGACCACCGCGCTGTCGCTGTTCGGAGGCGAGCAGGGGCAGCTGGTCGTCGAGAACCAGCCCGACCCCGAGTACGCGATGTCGGCCGAGACCGGCAAGAAGCACGAGGGGTGGGCGATCCACGCGTCGCAGGAGGACTATCTGCAGTCGGCGTACGACCTGCCGGCGTGGCTGGTGTACCTGCTCTGGGACCAGGAGTTCTACCACGTGCGCGATCTCGCGGCCGACCCGATCGAGTAG
- a CDS encoding proline dehydrogenase family protein, whose amino-acid sequence MVTDPYQGDTDLTAAGDDLAARAVVLAQRWTTESAEVDVDPAAERLAGVLKDPNGLPFTIGFVDGVMRPESLTAAASNLSRVAPLVPGFLPWYLRGAVRVGGAVAPVLPSPVVPIARRVLREMVGHLVVDARPDKLGPAIAAIRESGAKLNLNLLGEAVLGEQEALRRLEGIHELIRRDDVDYVSVKVSAIASHISMWAFDEVVAKVVERLTPLYLTAATDGTFINLDMEEYRDLDLTIAVFTKILEDPRLRGLEAGIVLQAYLPDALPALQQLTAWAKQRVSTGGARIKVRLVKGANLAMERVDAVMHDWSLATYDAKVDSDANYIRCLDFALRLENAVAVRIGVAGHNLFDIAYAWLLAGETGARENIEFEMLLGMAQGQVAAVAREVGHVLLYVPVVRPDEFDVAISYLVRRLEENASSDNFLSAAFELADVPAMFDRERDRFLASLARAADPALATGPNRTQDRAAAPIEAPMSRARLRGTGPVADDAGLTQAVIGIARSAASDPAETSPIAPSAEEQLFGGEAFVETAVFAPREGVERALGAPGFRNAADTDPALPANRAWARRILGRIHTSRAGDATIVAARIDDIESLEAVVRTVTDAATGWGAKPAAERGAVLAAAARALEARRGELIEVAASETGKIFAEADVEVSEAVDFANYYAATARELDRVSGAVFEPAKLTVVTPPWNFPVAIPAGGVLAALAAGSGVVFKPAPQARRCAAVVAEALWEAGIPREVLALVDIDEGGLGQALVSHPSVDRVILTGSFETAALFRSWRPELPLLAETSGKNAMIVMPSADLDLAASDLIKSAFGHAGQKCSAASLAILVGPVGHSKRFARQLVDAAESLRVGSPTDPLSEVGPVVEPPRGKLEWALTTLDEGEKWLVEPKPVDAGPEFAGRMWRPGIRTGVMPGSRFHHEEFFGPVLGVMHATSLAHAIELQNAVAYGLTAGLYTQNPDDLAVWLDRVEAGNLYVNRGITGAIVQRQPFGGWKRSSVGAGTKAGGPNYLVGLGSWRATSGAASSATLHLRGLDSRITSVIEAAQPSLDYESFEWLRRAALSDAIAWDREFGQVKDVSSLGVERNLFRYRPIAEVALRATADASWQSVLRVAIAGIRAGSALTLSAPVGLPAAVRRALSDLDVAVYVESDDQWLQRVAAPAPDLVAAAAAEASGARPSRVRLIGSRESVAALHRALSVAVGGDPDLAVYDNEVTTAGRLELLPFLHEQSITITAHRFGNPDAWSEDVI is encoded by the coding sequence ATGGTGACCGACCCTTATCAGGGGGACACCGACCTCACGGCAGCCGGCGATGATCTCGCTGCGCGCGCCGTGGTGCTGGCGCAGCGGTGGACCACCGAGAGCGCCGAGGTCGACGTGGACCCCGCCGCCGAGCGACTCGCCGGCGTCCTGAAAGACCCCAACGGACTCCCCTTCACGATCGGCTTCGTCGACGGCGTGATGCGGCCCGAGAGCCTGACGGCCGCGGCATCCAATCTGAGCCGTGTCGCCCCGCTCGTGCCGGGGTTCCTGCCCTGGTACCTGCGCGGCGCCGTGCGCGTCGGCGGAGCCGTCGCGCCGGTGCTGCCCTCGCCCGTCGTCCCCATCGCGCGCCGCGTGCTTCGCGAGATGGTCGGCCACCTCGTCGTCGACGCCCGCCCCGACAAGCTCGGCCCGGCGATCGCGGCGATCCGCGAGTCCGGGGCCAAGCTGAACCTCAATCTGCTCGGCGAAGCCGTCCTCGGCGAACAGGAGGCGCTCCGGAGGCTCGAGGGCATCCACGAGCTCATCCGTCGCGACGACGTCGACTACGTCTCGGTGAAGGTCTCGGCGATCGCCAGCCACATCTCGATGTGGGCCTTCGACGAGGTCGTCGCCAAGGTCGTCGAGCGCCTCACGCCGCTCTACCTGACGGCGGCCACCGACGGCACCTTCATCAACCTCGACATGGAGGAGTACCGCGACCTCGACCTGACGATCGCGGTGTTCACGAAGATCCTCGAAGACCCGCGCCTGCGCGGGCTCGAGGCCGGCATCGTGCTCCAGGCGTACCTGCCCGACGCGCTCCCCGCGCTCCAGCAGCTCACCGCGTGGGCGAAGCAGAGGGTGTCGACCGGCGGCGCGCGCATCAAGGTGCGGCTCGTCAAGGGCGCGAACCTCGCCATGGAGCGCGTCGACGCGGTCATGCACGACTGGTCGCTCGCGACCTACGACGCCAAGGTCGACTCCGACGCCAACTACATCCGCTGCCTCGACTTCGCCCTGCGTCTCGAGAACGCCGTCGCCGTGCGCATCGGTGTCGCGGGGCACAACCTGTTCGACATCGCGTACGCCTGGCTGCTCGCGGGTGAGACCGGTGCACGCGAGAACATCGAGTTCGAGATGCTCCTCGGCATGGCGCAGGGCCAGGTCGCCGCGGTCGCCCGCGAGGTCGGCCATGTGCTGCTCTACGTGCCCGTCGTGCGCCCGGACGAGTTCGACGTCGCGATCAGCTACCTCGTCCGCCGGCTCGAGGAGAACGCGTCGAGCGACAACTTCCTCTCCGCGGCGTTCGAGCTCGCCGACGTTCCCGCGATGTTCGACCGTGAGCGCGACCGCTTCCTCGCCTCGCTCGCCCGCGCGGCCGACCCCGCGCTCGCGACGGGACCGAACCGCACGCAGGACCGTGCTGCGGCCCCCATCGAGGCGCCGATGAGCCGCGCCCGTCTCCGGGGGACCGGTCCTGTCGCCGACGATGCCGGCCTCACGCAGGCCGTGATCGGCATCGCCCGCTCCGCAGCGTCCGACCCCGCCGAGACCTCGCCGATCGCCCCGTCGGCCGAGGAGCAGCTCTTCGGAGGCGAGGCCTTCGTCGAGACCGCGGTGTTCGCTCCCCGCGAGGGCGTCGAGCGCGCGCTCGGCGCACCGGGCTTCCGCAACGCGGCCGACACCGACCCCGCGCTGCCCGCGAACCGGGCGTGGGCACGGCGCATCCTCGGGCGCATCCACACGTCGCGCGCCGGCGACGCGACGATCGTCGCCGCGCGCATCGACGACATCGAGTCGCTCGAGGCCGTCGTGCGGACGGTGACGGATGCCGCGACCGGCTGGGGTGCGAAGCCCGCTGCCGAGCGCGGCGCCGTGCTCGCCGCCGCCGCCCGTGCGCTGGAGGCCCGCCGGGGCGAGCTGATCGAGGTCGCCGCGTCCGAGACCGGCAAGATCTTCGCCGAGGCCGACGTCGAGGTCAGCGAGGCCGTCGACTTCGCCAACTACTACGCCGCGACCGCGCGCGAGCTCGATCGCGTGAGCGGGGCGGTGTTCGAGCCTGCGAAGCTGACTGTCGTCACCCCGCCGTGGAACTTCCCGGTGGCCATCCCGGCGGGCGGCGTGCTCGCCGCGCTCGCCGCGGGTTCGGGCGTCGTCTTCAAGCCCGCGCCGCAGGCGCGCCGCTGCGCGGCCGTCGTCGCCGAGGCGCTGTGGGAGGCGGGCATCCCCCGAGAGGTCCTCGCTCTGGTCGACATCGACGAGGGCGGCCTCGGACAGGCGCTCGTCTCGCACCCCTCGGTCGACCGTGTGATCCTCACCGGCTCGTTCGAGACGGCGGCGCTGTTCCGCTCGTGGCGGCCCGAGCTGCCGCTCCTGGCCGAGACCAGCGGCAAGAACGCCATGATCGTCATGCCGTCGGCCGACCTCGACCTTGCGGCATCCGACCTCATCAAGAGCGCATTCGGCCACGCGGGGCAGAAGTGCTCCGCGGCTTCGCTCGCGATCCTGGTCGGCCCGGTCGGACACTCCAAGCGGTTCGCGCGTCAGCTGGTCGACGCCGCCGAGTCGCTCCGCGTCGGATCGCCGACCGACCCGCTGTCCGAGGTCGGCCCGGTCGTCGAGCCGCCGCGCGGCAAGCTCGAGTGGGCCCTCACGACCCTCGACGAGGGCGAGAAGTGGCTCGTCGAGCCGAAGCCGGTCGACGCCGGACCGGAATTCGCCGGCCGAATGTGGCGTCCCGGCATCCGCACCGGTGTCATGCCGGGGTCGCGCTTCCACCACGAGGAGTTCTTCGGACCGGTCCTCGGCGTCATGCACGCCACCTCGCTCGCGCACGCGATCGAACTGCAGAACGCCGTCGCATACGGCCTCACCGCCGGCCTGTACACCCAGAACCCCGACGATCTCGCCGTGTGGCTCGACCGGGTCGAGGCGGGCAACCTCTACGTCAACCGCGGGATCACGGGCGCGATCGTGCAGCGCCAGCCGTTCGGCGGCTGGAAGCGCTCGTCGGTCGGCGCCGGCACCAAGGCGGGCGGGCCGAACTACCTCGTCGGGCTCGGCTCGTGGCGAGCGACCTCGGGCGCGGCCTCGTCGGCCACACTCCACCTCCGCGGACTCGACTCGCGCATCACCTCGGTCATCGAGGCGGCCCAGCCTTCGCTCGACTACGAGTCGTTCGAGTGGCTGCGCCGCGCCGCGCTGTCGGATGCGATCGCGTGGGACCGCGAGTTCGGACAGGTGAAGGATGTCTCGTCCCTCGGCGTCGAGCGCAACCTCTTCCGCTATCGGCCGATCGCCGAGGTCGCGCTCCGCGCCACCGCCGACGCGTCCTGGCAGTCCGTGCTTCGCGTGGCGATCGCCGGCATCCGCGCCGGTTCGGCGCTCACCCTGAGTGCTCCGGTCGGACTCCCGGCGGCCGTGCGGCGCGCGCTCAGCGACCTCGATGTGGCCGTCTACGTCGAGAGCGACGATCAGTGGCTCCAGCGGGTCGCCGCGCCGGCGCCCGATCTCGTGGCCGCGGCGGCGGCCGAGGCATCCGGTGCACGTCCCTCGCGGGTGCGCCTCATCGGCTCGCGCGAGTCGGTGGCGGCGCTGCACCGGGCGCTGTCCGTCGCCGTCGGGGGAGACCCCGACCTCGCGGTCTACGACAACGAGGTGACGACGGCCGGACGCCTCGAACTGCTGCCGTTCCTGCACGAGCAGTCGATCACGATCACCGCGCACCGCTTCGGCAACCCCGACGCGTGGTCGGAGGACGTGATCTGA
- a CDS encoding thioesterase family protein gives MNVIWRTLLVMLTARRRVRREGRLGPAGVGRIRLTTLPTDIDILLHMNNGRYLSLFDLGRWDLLVRTGLWDVMKSRGWYAVVSSETVTFRKSLELWQRFDVESRMVGHDDKAVYLEHRAVVGGEVYARVIVRARMMKRSGGTLSHEELFGAVGYPDGIPEVDPWVHDWAAASALPPSRAEAPSVWN, from the coding sequence GTGAACGTGATCTGGCGGACCCTGCTCGTGATGCTGACCGCGCGCCGGCGCGTCCGTCGAGAAGGGCGCCTCGGACCCGCCGGTGTCGGACGGATCCGGCTGACCACGCTGCCGACCGACATCGACATCCTGCTGCACATGAACAACGGCCGGTACCTGTCGCTGTTCGATCTCGGCCGCTGGGATCTGCTCGTGCGCACCGGTCTCTGGGACGTCATGAAGAGCCGTGGGTGGTATGCCGTCGTGTCGAGCGAGACGGTGACCTTCCGGAAGTCCCTCGAGCTGTGGCAGCGCTTCGACGTCGAGTCGCGCATGGTCGGGCACGACGACAAGGCCGTGTACCTCGAGCATCGCGCCGTCGTCGGCGGAGAGGTGTACGCCCGGGTGATCGTCCGCGCCCGCATGATGAAGCGCAGCGGTGGCACGCTGTCGCACGAGGAGCTGTTCGGCGCGGTCGGGTATCCGGACGGCATCCCGGAGGTCGATCCGTGGGTGCACGACTGGGCCGCGGCATCCGCTCTGCCTCCGAGCCGCGCGGAGGCTCCGAGCGTCTGGAACTGA
- a CDS encoding helix-turn-helix transcriptional regulator encodes MVKPTRVTNSIRAVREAAGITQAELAKQIGVTRQTLIAIEQGRYSPTLELAFQISRVFGVGLDDIFQYPEA; translated from the coding sequence ATGGTCAAGCCGACCAGGGTCACCAACTCCATCCGCGCCGTCCGCGAGGCCGCCGGCATCACGCAGGCCGAGCTCGCGAAGCAGATCGGCGTCACCCGGCAGACCCTCATCGCCATCGAGCAGGGCCGGTACTCACCGACCCTCGAGCTCGCCTTCCAGATCTCGCGCGTCTTCGGCGTGGGGCTCGACGACATCTTCCAGTACCCGGAGGCCTGA
- a CDS encoding GNAT family N-acetyltransferase has translation MEAELQTDIVVRPVRDVDAEALGRVHATCWHETYDHLISKAALEAVSPKRLAELWTHWAVQGPEFKMFAALVNGEIVGFAGSGPARDKDAPRFRELYFIYLLDEFHGTGIGQKLFDSVIEADEQVYLWVADDNPRAHRFYTRNGFSLDGASHTEPFLGETLTEVRFVR, from the coding sequence ATGGAAGCCGAACTCCAGACCGACATCGTCGTCCGTCCGGTCCGGGACGTGGACGCAGAGGCCCTGGGCCGTGTTCACGCGACCTGCTGGCACGAGACCTACGACCACCTCATCAGCAAGGCCGCCCTCGAAGCGGTCTCGCCCAAGCGCCTCGCCGAGCTCTGGACCCACTGGGCCGTCCAGGGCCCCGAGTTCAAGATGTTCGCCGCTCTCGTGAACGGCGAGATCGTCGGGTTCGCGGGCTCCGGCCCCGCTCGCGACAAGGACGCCCCGCGGTTCCGCGAGCTGTACTTCATCTACCTGCTCGACGAATTCCACGGCACCGGCATCGGCCAGAAGCTGTTCGACTCGGTCATCGAGGCCGACGAGCAGGTGTACCTCTGGGTCGCCGACGACAACCCGCGCGCGCACCGGTTCTACACGCGCAACGGCTTCTCGCTCGACGGCGCCTCGCACACCGAGCCGTTCCTCGGCGAGACGCTCACCGAAGTCCGCTTCGTCCGCTGA
- a CDS encoding collagen-binding domain-containing protein: protein MGTKRFGGIAALAGGIVVVGVVTSTIAVNTAIAAPGDTIGPINPVTQPLAGHPANSGFLVVVEEDVQLNADEAEGTLALGGDLTFNSAYNLIGTRPTITVPGDASHITLFVGGGMVWPDNTGLTLRLLGGTGFAKIADTGTYDVAPVPDGQSFRIVPPGGGFDTQPRIEGTVPQSAASIEAPVPSDLLDIAAAFELYRGTSALLGSCTPTIDVIPRDGGAAIPSPFPPGTNGRITLVPGQTNVLNIAAADLESLAELTFTTAPTAATPLLVNVTGDFAGSMPNSAGIGSGAAPFILWNFVDATSVVVTGGDSLEGTIYAPRALVNWQVTQNVEGNVIANSLIHGMPAAVPVGTPREIHDFPFAAELTCIEDGDVTPTPTITPTPTITPTITPTPTPTITPTPTGSPTLITPTPEEPTDTGSPTDPQSPSSTVGSGLPATGGGDPGMLPLIAGITLGAGSLLLAADTLIRARRRRRV, encoded by the coding sequence ATGGGGACGAAACGTTTCGGGGGGATCGCCGCGCTGGCGGGAGGCATCGTGGTCGTCGGGGTCGTGACATCGACGATCGCGGTCAACACCGCCATCGCCGCGCCGGGCGACACCATCGGGCCGATCAACCCCGTCACCCAGCCGCTCGCCGGGCACCCGGCCAACAGCGGGTTCCTCGTCGTCGTCGAGGAGGACGTCCAGCTCAACGCGGACGAGGCCGAGGGCACACTCGCCCTCGGAGGTGACCTCACCTTCAACAGCGCGTACAACCTGATCGGGACGCGGCCGACCATCACCGTGCCGGGCGATGCCTCGCACATCACCCTCTTCGTCGGCGGCGGCATGGTCTGGCCCGACAACACCGGCCTGACCCTTCGGCTCCTCGGTGGGACGGGCTTCGCCAAGATCGCCGACACCGGCACGTACGACGTGGCGCCGGTCCCCGACGGCCAGAGCTTCCGGATCGTCCCGCCCGGCGGCGGCTTCGACACGCAGCCCCGCATCGAGGGGACCGTCCCGCAGTCGGCCGCGTCCATCGAGGCGCCGGTCCCGAGCGACCTCCTCGACATCGCTGCGGCGTTCGAGCTCTACCGCGGCACGTCGGCGCTGCTCGGCAGCTGCACCCCGACGATCGACGTGATCCCGCGCGACGGCGGCGCGGCCATCCCCAGCCCGTTCCCGCCGGGAACCAACGGACGCATCACGCTCGTGCCGGGTCAGACGAACGTCCTGAACATCGCTGCGGCGGATCTCGAGTCCCTGGCCGAGCTCACCTTCACGACGGCGCCCACCGCGGCCACGCCGCTCCTCGTCAACGTCACCGGCGACTTCGCGGGCTCGATGCCCAACAGCGCCGGCATCGGCAGCGGCGCCGCCCCCTTCATCCTCTGGAACTTCGTCGACGCGACCTCCGTCGTCGTCACCGGCGGCGACAGCCTGGAGGGCACGATCTACGCTCCCCGCGCGCTCGTCAACTGGCAGGTGACGCAGAACGTCGAGGGCAACGTCATCGCGAACTCGCTCATCCACGGGATGCCTGCGGCCGTGCCGGTGGGGACGCCGCGCGAGATCCACGACTTCCCCTTCGCGGCCGAGCTCACGTGCATCGAGGACGGCGACGTGACTCCGACGCCGACGATCACCCCGACCCCGACGATCACCCCGACGATCACACCGACACCGACCCCGACGATCACCCCCACGCCCACCGGATCGCCCACCCTCATCACGCCGACGCCGGAGGAGCCCACCGACACCGGATCGCCGACCGACCCGCAGTCGCCGTCGTCCACCGTCGGAAGCGGACTGCCGGCGACCGGCGGCGGCGATCCCGGCATGCTGCCCCTCATCGCGGGCATCACCCTCGGCGCAGGGTCGCTTCTGCTCGCAGCCGACACGCTCATCCGCGCACGACGCCGGCGCCGGGTCTAG
- the cofE gene encoding coenzyme F420-0:L-glutamate ligase: MLQVWALDGIPEITPGADLVSVIMDAATGALADGDIVVVTSKIVSKAEGRIVAADDREEAITAETVRVVATRPTPNGGTTRIVQNRLGMVSAAAGVDASNTPEGTILLLPEDPDLSARLIAAGLRERLGVEIGVLISDTLGRAWRDGQTDHAIGAGGVHVFEDLRGGTDAEGRPLVVTMPCVADELAAAADLVKGKAARRPVAVVRGRADLVGSLDLPGARSIVRPLERDMFRLGADEAYAEGFAAGAASAQPSA; encoded by the coding sequence GTGCTGCAGGTCTGGGCCCTCGACGGGATCCCCGAGATCACCCCTGGTGCCGACCTGGTCTCGGTGATCATGGATGCCGCGACCGGCGCCCTCGCCGACGGCGACATCGTCGTGGTGACGTCGAAGATCGTGTCGAAGGCCGAAGGCCGCATCGTGGCGGCCGACGACCGCGAGGAAGCGATCACCGCCGAGACGGTCCGGGTCGTGGCGACGCGCCCGACGCCGAACGGCGGGACGACGCGGATCGTGCAGAACCGGCTCGGCATGGTGTCGGCCGCGGCCGGCGTCGACGCGTCGAACACTCCCGAGGGCACCATCCTGCTCCTCCCTGAAGACCCCGACCTCTCCGCCCGCCTCATCGCGGCGGGCCTGCGCGAGCGGCTCGGGGTCGAGATCGGCGTGCTGATCTCGGACACCTTGGGCCGCGCCTGGCGCGACGGGCAGACCGATCACGCGATCGGCGCCGGGGGCGTGCACGTCTTCGAGGATCTCCGAGGAGGGACGGATGCCGAGGGGCGCCCCCTCGTGGTGACGATGCCGTGCGTCGCCGACGAGCTCGCCGCCGCCGCCGACCTCGTCAAGGGCAAGGCCGCCCGTCGCCCGGTCGCCGTGGTGCGCGGTCGTGCCGACCTCGTCGGGTCGCTCGACCTCCCGGGCGCCCGGTCGATCGTGCGCCCCCTCGAGCGCGACATGTTCCGGCTCGGTGCCGACGAGGCCTACGCCGAGGGATTCGCCGCGGGCGCGGCATCCGCTCAGCCGTCCGCCTGA
- a CDS encoding NAD(P)-dependent alcohol dehydrogenase, with the protein MTDTTRGAASSAPLSTDTMPAWRQARYGGPEVVALEQVDVPAPRRGEVLLRLRATGLNNGDVRILRGEPLLLRTAFGLRRPKQGIRGMDAAATVVGLGDGVTGFALGDEVVGELPAGGGLARFAVAPVTRLVRRPAGLTPVLAASLPVAAGTAWQALERGAVSTGQRVLVIGASGGVGTFAVRLAALRGAEVTALCGSRSQELVEGLGASRTFDYRVVQPGSAELGEGTFDVVIDIAGTAPLRALQRLVRDGGAVVLVSGEGGRILGPIGRILGASFRSIGSKRALRPLAAVAKPDVLARLVALAADGGLAPVIEREYPFAQAGDALAHVDAGHAVGKVVVTAS; encoded by the coding sequence ATGACCGACACCACCCGCGGCGCCGCCTCGTCGGCGCCCCTGTCCACCGACACAATGCCCGCGTGGCGCCAGGCGCGCTACGGCGGCCCCGAGGTCGTCGCGCTCGAGCAGGTCGACGTGCCCGCTCCCCGACGCGGCGAGGTGCTCCTCCGGCTGCGCGCGACCGGGCTGAACAACGGCGACGTGCGGATCCTGCGCGGCGAACCGCTCCTCCTGCGCACCGCGTTCGGCCTGCGCCGTCCGAAGCAGGGGATCCGGGGGATGGATGCCGCCGCCACCGTGGTCGGCCTCGGCGACGGTGTGACGGGCTTCGCACTCGGCGACGAGGTCGTGGGCGAACTCCCCGCCGGCGGCGGCCTCGCCCGCTTCGCGGTCGCGCCGGTCACGCGCCTGGTCCGGCGTCCGGCCGGTCTCACGCCCGTCCTGGCGGCGAGTCTGCCGGTGGCGGCGGGCACGGCATGGCAGGCCCTCGAGCGCGGTGCGGTGTCGACCGGCCAGCGGGTCCTCGTGATCGGGGCTTCGGGCGGTGTGGGCACGTTCGCGGTGCGGCTCGCAGCCCTCCGCGGGGCGGAGGTGACGGCGCTGTGCGGGTCGCGCAGCCAGGAGCTCGTCGAGGGTCTCGGAGCGTCGCGAACCTTCGACTACCGGGTTGTGCAGCCCGGTTCGGCCGAGCTCGGCGAGGGCACGTTCGACGTCGTCATCGACATCGCCGGCACGGCCCCGCTGCGGGCGCTGCAGCGTCTCGTGCGCGATGGCGGCGCCGTGGTGCTCGTGTCGGGCGAGGGCGGGCGCATCCTCGGCCCGATCGGGCGGATCCTGGGCGCGTCGTTCCGGTCGATCGGATCGAAGCGGGCGCTGCGCCCCCTGGCCGCCGTGGCCAAGCCGGACGTCCTCGCCCGGCTGGTCGCGCTCGCCGCGGACGGCGGTCTCGCGCCGGTGATCGAGCGCGAGTACCCGTTCGCCCAGGCGGGCGACGCCCTCGCACACGTCGACGCGGGCCACGCCGTCGGCAAGGTCGTCGTCACCGCGTCCTGA